The following proteins come from a genomic window of Flavobacterium eburneipallidum:
- a CDS encoding aldose 1-epimerase family protein — MNTTIQNTHLIAVINPKGAELISLKTTANKEYIWEGNPAFWGKHSPILFPIVGTLKNNSYYYDGSEYHLSRHGFARDLEFAIAEQSESAVVFSLSSSEETLKVFPFAFELQISYTLTENQLFIGYTIINKNKHTMPFSIGAHPAFALPKAFENYSLAFEHPETLTSYELENDLLSDTVTNLEMMRNQLPLSYSLFEKDALIFKELQSKNITILEDEKPLLRVEFNDFPNLGIWTKKDAPFLCIEPWIGYSDTIHSSGNILEKEAIQLLDANKPFSCNFSIKIL, encoded by the coding sequence TTGAACACAACTATCCAAAATACTCATTTAATTGCAGTTATAAATCCAAAAGGAGCTGAATTAATTTCTTTAAAAACAACAGCAAACAAAGAATACATTTGGGAAGGAAATCCTGCATTTTGGGGCAAACATTCTCCTATTTTATTTCCAATTGTTGGTACACTAAAAAACAATTCCTATTATTATGATGGTTCTGAATATCATTTATCTAGACATGGTTTTGCTAGAGATTTGGAATTTGCAATCGCAGAACAATCTGAAAGTGCTGTTGTCTTTTCACTATCTTCATCAGAAGAAACTCTTAAAGTATTTCCTTTTGCATTTGAATTGCAAATCAGTTATACATTAACCGAAAACCAACTCTTTATTGGATACACTATTATCAATAAAAATAAGCATACAATGCCTTTCAGTATTGGAGCTCACCCAGCATTTGCATTACCAAAAGCTTTCGAAAATTATTCTCTAGCATTTGAACATCCTGAAACCTTAACCAGTTATGAATTAGAAAATGATTTGCTTTCAGATACCGTCACTAATCTTGAAATGATGAGGAACCAGCTGCCTCTTTCTTACTCCTTATTCGAAAAAGATGCTTTAATTTTTAAGGAATTACAATCAAAGAATATTACCATTTTAGAGGATGAAAAACCATTACTTCGAGTTGAGTTTAATGATTTTCCAAATCTAGGTATTTGGACAAAAAAAGATGCTCCTTTTTTATGTATCGAACCTTGGATTGGTTATTCGGATACGATTCATTCATCAGGAAATATTCTAGAAAAAGAAGCCATTCAACTTTTGGATGCAAATAAACCATTTAGCTGTAATTTTAGCATCAAAATTTTATAA
- a CDS encoding DUF3575 domain-containing protein — MKKVVLFSFLLLSFYSQSQTYVKGNAVTALALVPNIGIETSIGKKSTFQFDALASFWSSIKGKPYEFYTFTTEYRYHFHEKFNGFYAGANAGFDSYNLTKWNYIDIGVHQIGVGYTLGATIGYEKKINKRLMLDFFIGGGNHQGFYHSYYIETGKRFELDHAKGRNKSGEWIPYRGGLMISYRLN, encoded by the coding sequence ATGAAAAAAGTAGTCCTATTTAGCTTTCTTTTACTATCATTTTATTCTCAATCGCAAACTTATGTCAAAGGAAATGCTGTAACAGCATTAGCTTTAGTACCAAACATAGGAATTGAAACTAGTATTGGAAAAAAATCTACATTTCAATTTGATGCACTAGCTTCTTTCTGGAGTTCTATAAAAGGTAAACCTTATGAATTTTATACATTTACTACTGAATACAGATACCATTTTCACGAAAAATTTAATGGCTTTTATGCAGGAGCCAATGCGGGTTTCGATAGTTATAATCTAACAAAGTGGAACTATATTGATATAGGAGTACACCAAATAGGTGTTGGTTATACCCTTGGTGCAACTATAGGTTATGAAAAAAAAATAAATAAAAGATTAATGCTTGATTTTTTTATTGGTGGAGGAAATCATCAAGGTTTTTATCACAGTTATTACATAGAAACTGGCAAAAGATTTGAGCTTGACCACGCTAAAGGTAGAAATAAAAGTGGTGAATGGATCCCTTACCGTGGTGGTTTGATGATTTCGTATCGCCTGAATTAA
- a CDS encoding carbon-nitrogen hydrolase, which produces MSKNKYKIAVIQLNLNDVAENNLKKCISWVRDAASQGAEVISLPELYSSHYFCQSEDVDNFALAEPLYSTSFIAFSALAKELGVVIIVPFFEKRMAGIYHNSAYIIDTDGSEAGLYRKMHIPDDPAFYEKFYFTPGDLGFKAFPTQKGKIGTLICWDQWYPEAARLTALQGADVLFYPTAIGWHPLEKEQYGENQHGAWMNVMKGHAVANGVYVAAANRIGLEQYLPDTAGIQFWGSSFIAGPQGEILAQASHDKEEILIAEVDLDLQENVRQNWPFFRDRRIDAFGDITKRAID; this is translated from the coding sequence ATGTCAAAAAATAAATACAAAATAGCAGTCATTCAATTGAATCTGAATGATGTTGCCGAAAATAACTTGAAAAAATGTATATCTTGGGTTAGAGATGCTGCCAGCCAAGGTGCAGAAGTGATTTCGCTACCTGAATTGTACAGCAGCCACTATTTTTGTCAAAGTGAAGATGTGGACAATTTTGCTTTGGCAGAACCATTATACAGCACATCCTTTATTGCTTTTAGTGCATTGGCAAAAGAATTAGGAGTGGTAATTATCGTTCCTTTCTTCGAAAAAAGAATGGCAGGAATTTACCACAACAGTGCGTATATCATAGATACCGACGGATCTGAAGCGGGATTGTATCGAAAAATGCACATTCCAGATGATCCCGCGTTTTACGAAAAATTTTATTTTACACCAGGTGACTTGGGTTTCAAGGCCTTCCCTACTCAAAAAGGAAAAATCGGAACGCTTATTTGTTGGGATCAATGGTATCCAGAAGCGGCTCGATTGACAGCTTTACAAGGCGCAGATGTGTTGTTTTATCCAACAGCAATAGGTTGGCATCCATTAGAAAAAGAACAATATGGTGAAAACCAACACGGTGCTTGGATGAATGTAATGAAAGGTCATGCTGTAGCAAATGGAGTTTATGTAGCTGCCGCAAACCGAATCGGATTAGAACAATATTTACCGGATACGGCTGGAATTCAGTTTTGGGGCTCATCTTTTATAGCAGGACCTCAAGGAGAAATTTTGGCACAAGCCTCTCACGATAAAGAAGAAATTCTAATTGCCGAAGTTGATTTGGATTTACAAGAAAATGTGCGTCAGAACTGGCCTTTTTTTAGAGACAGGAGAATTGATGCTTTTGGAGATATTACAAAAAGAGCAATCGATTAA
- a CDS encoding agmatine deiminase family protein, producing the protein MSASNKRFPAEWEKQQGVLLCFPHNGNDWPGKYEAIQWAFVEFIKKVATFEQVFLVVADEKLKTKVTEMLEMATVQMSNVSFIIHKTNRSWMRDSGPIIIQNGTKREALNFNFNGWAKYKNINLDKHVPPKVGEFLKLPVTQVIYNGKPVIVEGGAIDVNGCGTLLTSEECLMHPTIQVRNPGFTKADYEAIFKEYLGITNVIWLGDGIEGDDTHGHIDDLCRFVNEDTIITIVEKDPSDNNYKPLQDNLKRLQNAKLENGKSPKIVELPMPKRIDFDGLRLPASYANFLILNNCVLVPTFNDSNDRIALNIIADCFPDREIIGINAIDLIWGFGTLHCLSQQIPE; encoded by the coding sequence ATGAGCGCATCCAATAAAAGATTCCCTGCAGAATGGGAAAAGCAGCAAGGTGTTTTATTGTGTTTTCCGCATAATGGCAACGATTGGCCAGGGAAATATGAGGCTATACAATGGGCGTTTGTGGAATTTATCAAAAAAGTAGCCACTTTTGAGCAAGTTTTTTTAGTCGTTGCTGATGAAAAATTAAAAACAAAAGTTACTGAAATGCTAGAAATGGCAACGGTTCAAATGAGCAATGTTTCTTTCATCATTCATAAAACCAACAGAAGTTGGATGCGAGATTCGGGTCCGATTATTATTCAAAACGGAACCAAAAGAGAAGCTTTGAATTTCAATTTTAATGGTTGGGCAAAATATAAAAATATCAATTTAGACAAACACGTTCCCCCAAAAGTGGGCGAATTTCTAAAACTTCCTGTTACACAAGTAATTTACAACGGAAAACCTGTAATTGTAGAAGGTGGTGCAATTGATGTAAACGGATGTGGCACTTTACTAACTTCGGAAGAATGCTTGATGCACCCAACAATCCAGGTTCGAAATCCAGGTTTTACCAAAGCCGATTATGAAGCAATCTTCAAAGAATATTTGGGAATTACCAATGTAATTTGGCTAGGAGACGGAATCGAAGGCGATGATACTCACGGTCATATCGACGATTTATGCCGATTTGTAAACGAAGATACTATCATTACCATAGTAGAAAAAGATCCAAGCGACAACAATTACAAACCTTTGCAAGACAATTTGAAACGTTTGCAAAATGCCAAATTAGAAAACGGAAAATCTCCAAAAATAGTAGAATTGCCAATGCCAAAACGCATCGATTTTGATGGATTGCGATTACCTGCTAGTTATGCTAATTTCCTGATTTTGAATAACTGTGTTTTGGTGCCAACATTTAATGATTCGAACGATAGAATTGCGTTGAACATCATTGCCGACTGTTTTCCTGATAGAGAAATCATCGGAATTAATGCAATAGATTTGATTTGGGGTTTTGGAACTTTACATTGTTTGAGTCAACAAATTCCAGAATAG
- a CDS encoding VF530 family protein: MEKPQSKDPLHGITLQKILEQLVDYYGFDTLGELIKIKCFTDNPSIKSSLTFLRKTDWARKKVEELYVRTIPKFKN, encoded by the coding sequence ATGGAAAAGCCACAATCAAAAGATCCGCTTCACGGAATTACTTTACAGAAAATTTTGGAACAACTTGTCGATTATTATGGATTCGATACTTTAGGCGAATTAATTAAAATCAAATGCTTTACAGATAATCCAAGTATAAAATCAAGTCTGACTTTCTTGCGAAAAACAGATTGGGCCAGAAAAAAAGTAGAAGAATTGTATGTCAGAACAATTCCTAAATTTAAGAATTAA